DNA from Homo sapiens chromosome 1, GRCh38.p14 Primary Assembly:
ATTCCTCTACTGGAACAGAAACCCAGAAGATCTGTTTCACAGATTGTTGTGGCTGCTTTTAAGGGAGACAGTGTTTGGGGAATGGAGGAATTAATGACTGTGCTAGGCAATTGACCTAGAAGAAGGAGGACAagaatctcatttcatttctcagCATCTGACATTTATGCCCAATGTATATTCacagagtgaaagaaagaagGCTAGCTCAAGGAGTCTAGCTGCTCCTCCAAGTCCCTCTTCTATCTCTGCAGGACTAAGAGCCTCTGGAAAGGACTCAGCCCCAACAGTGGTGTCAGGGATCCTAGGGGGTTCCGTGACTCTCCCCCTAAACATCTCAGTAGACACAGAGATTGAGAACGTCATCTGGATTGGTCCCAAAAATGCTCTTGCTTTCGCACGTCCCAAAGAAAATGTAACCATTATGGTCAAAAGCTACCTGGGCCGACTAGACATCACCAAGTGGAGTTACTCCCTGTGCATCAGCAATCTGACTCTGAATGATGCAGGATCCTACAAAGCCCAGATAAACCAAAGGAATTTTGAAGTCACCACTGAGGAGGAATTCACCCTGTTCGTCTATGGTGAGTTCCAGAGAGCTTCTGTgttttgatcttttcttttttttatttgtgcaaatttatggggtatgtgtgaaattttgttatatgtatatagTGCATACTGATCAAGTCAGAGTTTTCAGTGTGTCTGCTGCCTGAGTACAATATATTCCTGTTaagtatagtcaccctactctgctatcaaaaattgaattgattttctctatcttactgtatgtttgtaccctttaacccaCTTCTCTTCATCATCCCCCCACCACCCACTCCCCACACTCACCCTTCTCAGTCTCTGCTATCTATCTTTCCACCATCCACTTCCACATGATCAAAATTTTTAGTACcaacatataagtgagaacatgcgatatgtgtctttttgtgcctagcttatttaacttaagataatgacctccagtttcagccacattgctgcaaaagacatgatttcattcttttttatggatttttaaattgtttaaatatatttagggggtacaagtgtAGATTTATTGCATGCACATATTGCATGCTGgggaagtctgggcttttagtgcacccatcacccaaagaGTGACCATTGTACTCAATAGATAATTTTTCAGCCCTcactcctctcccaccctcctaCCTCTTGTAGGCTCCGCTATCCATTATTCctactctgtatgtccatgtgtacccattgcttccacttataggtgagaacgtgtggtattttactttctgtttctgagttatttcagctaggataatggcctccagtttcatccatggtgctgcaaaagacatgacttcattcttttgtggctgattagtattccatgatgtgtataaatacatgtatgtatgtgtatactgcattttctttatccattcttccgcTAAGGGACACAGATtaattctatatctttgctattgagaatagtgctgcaataaacatacaaatgcagGTATTCCTTGCATatatcaatttcttttcttttcctttgggtagatatccagtagtggtattactggatcaaatgctaattaaatgtttagttttttgagaaatcttcatattGTTTTGCATAGTGGCTGTACTGGTTTCCATCCCCACCAAGAGTGTCTAAGatttccccttttctccacatcctgccAACATGTGGTTAGTGTttaaataacagccattctgactggagtgagataatatctcattgtgattttgatttgtatttctcagaTAAttggtgatattgagcatttttaatatatctgttggtcatgtgtatgtcttcttttgagaaatgtctgtatcctttgcccactttttaatagaattattcgttttttcttgttgagttatttgagttccttgtatgttCTGGATATTACTTccctgtcagatgaatagtttacaaatatatCTGCCATTCAACtcgttgtctcttcactctgttgattatttcttttgctgtgcaaaagcttgtTAGTTTAAAtcccgtttgtctatttttgtttttgttacctgtgcttttgaggtcttagtcataaatttatttgtccagaccaatgtccaggagagttttccctaggttttcttctagtatttttatagtttcaggtcttacattcaAGTCTTTTAACTGATTTTGAGGAGGTTTTTTATATGATGAGAAATAggggttcaacttcattcttctgcatgtgactattcaattttcccagcaccatttattgaaaagttgTCCGTCCACGTCATCGAGGGTGACCACCGCACACTCCTGGAGGGCAGCGGCCTGGAGTCCATCATCAGCACCCTGGCTGAGCCACGTGTGAGCGTGCGGGAGGGCTAGGCCCTCGCCCCCACCTGCCACTGGAGACCGCTCCGCCATCCCCACCTCACCGCCGCGCAGCAGAGCTGGAAGGGTCCTGCCGATGGGACCCTGCCAGGCCCAGTGCCACTGCCCCCCGAGGCTGCTAGACGTGGGCGTTAGGCGTGTCCCACCCACCCGCCGCCTCCCATGGCACGTCGGGAACACCGGAGCCGCCAACTTGGAGACTCCTGGTCTGTGAAGAGCCGCTGACGCCCGCAGGAACCGGGCTGGGCCTTGTGTGCCAGTGGGGTTTGTGCTTGGTCTTTCTCCGCTTGGATTTGCTTATTTATTGCATTGCTGGTAGAGACTCCCAAGCCTGTCCACCCTGCAAAGACTCCTCGGGCAGCATGCGGGTCCCGCACACTGCACCCATTTCCTGGATGTCCCCTGCAGGCGCGGGAGGCCATCCGGGCCTGCTGGCTGCGGCCCCCTCTCAGCCAGGCCTGGCTCAGCCCACTGCGTGGGAGGTCACCGGCCACTCCCCGAGGAGCTGGGATCCCCGGGATGCAGGCCCACAGTGCGGGGCTGCACCCATGATGCGGAGCTGGCCTCCAACCCTGCGGGCCGCGCCAGGCACCAACTCAGTGTTTGTCAGTGTTTGTTTTTCCAAGAAATGGTTCAAATTGCtgctcagatttttaaatttactgtagCTGCCAGTGTACACGTGTGGaccccattttatttttacaccAATTTGGTGAAAATGctgctttcctcagcctccccacaaTTAAACTGCACAtggtctctaaaaaaataaaaataaataaataaataaataaataaaaagtatcttTTCTCCCCAGTGTAAGTTTTTGTTGGATTTGTCAAAGGTCAATTGGCTATAAAcctgtggctttatttctgtgttctctattctgttccattggtctatgtgtctatttttataacaccatgctgttttggttgctatagcCATATACAGTATACTGAAGtcgagtaatgtgatgcctctagctttgttctttttgcttagcattgctATGACTATTCATGGTCTTTTGTGCTTCCgtatatattttaggatttttttttctggccaggcacagtgattcatgcccgtaatcccaacactttgggaggctgaggcaggcagatctcttgaggtcaggagttcgagaccagactggctaacatggtgaaaccccgtctatactaaaaatacaaaaattagacaggggtggtgatgggcacctgtaatcccagctactcggaagtctgaggcgggagaatcactttaatctgggaggcagaggttgcagtgagccaagatcacgccactgaatgccagcctgggtgacaaagtgaaaaccgtgtctaaaaaaaaatttttttttttaaaaagtattgtttttCTAATCTGAGAAGAATAAGGTTGGTATTTTGATACTGAttgccttgaatc
Protein-coding regions in this window:
- the LY9 gene encoding T-lymphocyte surface antigen Ly-9 isoform b precursor (isoform b precursor is encoded by transcript variant 2), with protein sequence MVAPKSHTDDWAPGPFSSKPQRSQLQIFSSVLQTSLLFLLMGLRASGKDSAPTVVSGILGGSVTLPLNISVDTEIENVIWIGPKNALAFARPKENVTIMVKSYLGRLDITKWSYSLCISNLTLNDAGSYKAQINQRNFEVTTEEEFTLFVYAPFIEKLSVHVIEGDHRTLLEGSGLESIISTLAEPRVSVREG